A segment of the Silvanigrella paludirubra genome:
TCGCTTTCAAGAATAATACAGCTTATTTCCTATTGGAAAAAAGATTCCAATTTAAATAAACAGCTTTTAAATACTTCAGATCAATTATTAAATTTCAATGAGAATGAAATGAATCTCTTTGTTGAAAATTTATTAAATGAAAAAAGTATATTAGTTATTGGCAGAGGTCATTCCTTCCCCATTGCACTTGAGTCTGCTTTAAAATTAAAAGAAACCTGTGGGCTCCATGCTGAAGCCTTTAGTGGTGCTGAAATTTTACACGGGCCTTTTGAATTAATCCAAAAAAACTATCCTATTTTACTATATTTATCGAATGATGAAACTTTAGATAGCATGCTCAAATTAATTGAAACTTTACAGAATAAAAATGCAAAAATTTTTATTATTACAACAAATGAAATTGCTCTTAAATATGAAAAAAACCTTTCAAATACTTACATATTTAAAACAGCAAATTCCATAAATTCATTATGTGATAATATTTTAAGTATTTATCATTTTTATAAATTAGCTGCTTTTTTGTCGCAAAAATTAGGCCGAAATCCAGACCTTCCTAAAAACTTAAATAAAGTAACAGATACTATATAAAAAAAGAAAGGTGTTTAAACCTTTCTTTTTTTATAACAAAGAAACAAATTATGTTTCAAAATTATAATGATAAAGTACCAACTAAGTAAAAGAGGTTAGCAGATGTTTGATTCTGTTTACCATCATTATTAGTATATATTTCTTTGCTTGCATTGATCATAGCATAGTTAAATTCTAGAGAGAATTTTTCTTGCATATAACCCAGGCCTACATTGTAAAGATCTGTTGTTAAAGTGGAGTTTGTAAATTTAGTTACACCAGTTGTCCCGCCTCCTCCAGAAACTAAAAGACCAGTAGAGTTTTGATATCCAAGTGCATAAGTAAGAGCATCACCAGAGCCCAATAAATCACTCATTCCCCAAAGTTTTGAATTACCAGTTACACCAACTCCGACCGTGTTGATTGTTTGAGAATCATCAGTCGTACTTGCTGTGTAATTATCAATGTTATTTGAAGCACCAAGTACGCCTGTTTGGCTCTTGCTAGTTGTAACAGATTGATACCAAACACCACCTTTAAGAGCAGCATTCATATAGTTATAGCCTAAAGAAACTTCGGTGTTTGTAACATCAAATACTTTATATGTATTTGTATAAGTTGTTACCAAAGTCGTCGCATCAGTAGTTGAAGTTGCTGTTATTTTATTTACAGCATTTGATTGAGAACCATAGCCTACTCTTGCTTCTACAATGCCATCACCAGCGTTAATATCTGCACCTAAATTTGCTTGGATAGCGCGAGATTGCGTTTTAGGAGAGGAGTTAAAGGAATTGTCGCCTTGAACTAGTGATGTATTGCCAAACCATCCTGATCCAGTGGATTGAGTAGCAACTGCAATATTATTATATGCACCAATGCCAAAGTTGATCATACCAAAATCAAATTTGCCTGCATATTTTAACCCTAGACCATCGGAGCTTGTTAAGCTTGATACGTTATCTAAGTTTGTTGCTAAAATTTGCGTTAATGCATCTGGAGCATAAACTAATGAAGCAACAATTCGATCTCTACCAATTACAAAAGAAACAGTAGCAGGATCGGACTTATAAAGATCTAATCCAATATTTGCCCTGCGAACATCAAATACACTTTCTCTACCATTCGTTGTTGGGACGGATTCAGAAGAAGTATTTGTAAACCCTTCAGTAGGACTTCCTGCTTGTACTTCTAAAGTACCAAATACATTTTTGTAACGATAATTTAAACCAAAACGTGCCGTAGCTGTAATCAAGTCCAATTCATTTTTACGATAGCTATCAGTAAATGAATAACGGCTTTGTAACTTAAGGCGAGGTGAAAAATTAGCAGCATCTGTTGCTGACTCAGCAAATGCACTACCAGAAATAGCAATCAAAGAAAAAAGTGACGTGGTCTTTAGCAGACGTTTCATGTAGGTCCTCCAATAAAGTAACAATAAAGAAACTGTTGACAATATTAACTAACGAAACAGACTTTAAACTTGAGATACAATCACATCATATTTGAGGAAAAAGAATAGTGCAAGAGAGAGAAAGGAATAAATTAAAGATTTGTGGTACTTGCTCCAAAATCACGACCAGCTTGTTGTGAAAAACCAGACTCTCTTGCTAAATTAATTTGACGGTTCACAACGTTTAATGTGTACACAAGTAAAATTGCTTTAAAACTTTGCCATGATTGAACATCAAGCTGAATAAGCAAATCATCATCAAAATACATTTCTGTATTTGTAAGTATTGTTTCTATAGCAGAAAATACTTGTTCAAAAGAACTTGCGGTAGCAAGATCAACTAAATCATCTTTACTACGAATTGAAGTTGCTAAACGAATTGCATTTAATCTAATTAATTCTACTGACTCACTATTTAATATCATAAAAAGAAACCTCCATATCAGACACATTCTATCTTATCCATGAGATTTCATGTGAGCAAGAAGGGTTTCCATTTTTTTTTATTATGAATACTTAAACACACAAATTATTTTGACGTTTTAAAAATACAAAAAGCTGTAACTCCAAAAAGAAAAAAAGCAAAAAATACAGACAGGACATAAATAGGTGTGCGTGAAGGTAAAATTCCATTTATATCAAAGGTCGGAAATTCTGATGATTGATTTCCT
Coding sequences within it:
- a CDS encoding SIS domain-containing protein, which encodes MSLKFWMQKETEESASIIKNQQIDSVEILNEVTNRLQKVPPNFVATLARGSSDHAASFSKYAIETHLGIMTASIAPSVHTIYKSNINYKNSFVIGISQSGKSSDLVESMAFARKKGAITLAFVNEKNSPLEHESEYCIPLLANKEQSVAATKSFIASLSRIIQLISYWKKDSNLNKQLLNTSDQLLNFNENEMNLFVENLLNEKSILVIGRGHSFPIALESALKLKETCGLHAEAFSGAEILHGPFELIQKNYPILLYLSNDETLDSMLKLIETLQNKNAKIFIITTNEIALKYEKNLSNTYIFKTANSINSLCDNILSIYHFYKLAAFLSQKLGRNPDLPKNLNKVTDTI